The following proteins come from a genomic window of Aspergillus luchuensis IFO 4308 DNA, chromosome 3, nearly complete sequence:
- a CDS encoding uncharacterized protein (COG:M;~EggNog:ENOG410PUCD;~InterPro:IPR002110,IPR036770,IPR020683;~PFAM:PF13857,PF12796,PF00023,PF13637,PF13606;~antiSMASH:Cluster_3.7;~go_function: GO:0005515 - protein binding [Evidence IEA]) — MEESSKHPVAFKIGQAFHGLELSEQLPTFIPEEASEDDTSSEYVDIVHVMGISRPERMSLEAVFGDHFTSHAERREFVYQSNASHFLLGDLTGYYVEKEALQLLAGLLQFRPSSVGKSSYSRSVIFIAYELGALVVERAVALSGSHQTTWTSIFTDTVRFIFAGCFHRRTDAPSFDARIWKFLERHKTEEWGHLISPTSIRALANTAMESTGLFLSSRITLRTRIISIYANQETPGRIDSVFDESTAVLGICTELALPEEPTGEAHSPLISRLSDMVFNGSCSWNRSSLRIAIERSLLSMALPHRQFLSTRVIDSHPIFRSSEYKLWKTSRGPQILYIHGEDQRLTTKAAEQVILAWQRERFDKNLDDAEIHSFSFSRHDQARNSMDAMVSTLLVYSFSRLVEGVPNFTTWLLENQSLLQHGWTAKDLQNILCLMLRDHIENRVLCLQNADDCDTAESRKGYWKAIAKAYGFTDMRPKLLITSRRPDALKEELQLSAPNMTLHCYRVGLNKPDDCGQEHCRSEMLISRLCPCGHGEAYMQGRLSELASMNYDVLSTIIKIISSYTGWPQIPSSRTYMRFHQFFSRLSVHSTAANVLDEILRAVPDITWLRSTLTWILCGYRPLTSQELAMFCRYHSEPEAKQPDMNDESSTDQPDMITWVSGLLEPDQNPVRIRQETLDVFARDGGYLWTEIRSVGPQWTCKFLYSFLTSARIQRQLLSIYNEYQERVYSSKEHITPPLMSDGRDIIYYATESLPYHLSKAPVALQEIAPVLLEPDGPLSAWMKVYWAMQNPFCRPKVCDLDPAGVSLLTLGLQSFGLHELLSQSGHELPVRAGGLSKAMRVGDEDAALYYLNQSHDSLSVSLLWRAVFLDMGRVVDTLLKYGMDPNPPPDPSIFYPSPLYLACRLDHYQIVQTLLKRGADVNILKDGHVGIMFNAAAEGADHTIRSIAAVQHALLDAPRPCTPLYAACSRGLWKTVKTLVQLGASVDLRFDGNDAERGWQPLCIAALYGYPRTIQSLLDSEADPNLRGPGANITALSLAVCESGDPECVRLLLDHGANPNHELHQPAFPVLLSQKTTQLDAKLEILDVLVNHSNPVDVNAVDHCWYRAMTPLMYAAASGDRDVVRWLLSHGANIALVDEKKQNALFYAVEGHHDAAVKLLLEQGSPLIEKNAQGTTMLQLAIEEAPILQLLLDAGANPELEDSDGSTAINKAASQGQVDSIRVLIKRGVNIHHRDEAGWSPLLDACGTTPNEEAVRILMESGARSTDTTPGGQTPLHQAAIKGRIVILKILLEYRNVLDIDAQDSEKDTALAAAVRCNELECVATLIRAGANINLASDKGWTVFLYALVLERPPELIDLLLSQPGLNIHSVTEGWGAAIHIACQHLQLDTVKESISRGADVNQRVPGPNSTPLISICNPRPSGKMNRQENLDRQEHLVRELVQQGADIAAEHGFIVHNPLSAACLGTGVSIINYLLYKGASPQLRDPLGRLAIHFAATNGLENFKAVHRAAPKFLMAPDKARKIPLHWAAQFGRAQTVETILSYVHLPADRRRYLNEADIDGWTPLCWALRPTELFWDPNMPSEPANYAETVRYLLENGADPTVRCRMGSEHDLYTPLQLARLHDAGDEIIELLQEALGSSISDSQEPSSKVYNRPHGYFCGICFTCIYGIAYDCSICQNFLACRKCYGQIDIYLGDQPVSGPEAHVHKFQLWDSDEPEFQDTPTSPSDIEGLYSEFVDPENDAGSDANKLSLEDPPGSVGGSTTSGSKNHDDRW, encoded by the exons ATGGAGGAGTCATCGAAACACCCTGTTGCATTCAAGATAGGTCAGGCCTTCCACGGCCTCGAACTTTCCGAGCAACTACCAACATTTATACCTGAGGAGGCCAGCGAGGATGATACTTCATCAGAATATGTGGA TATCGTGCACGTAATGGGAATCTCGCGGCCGGAACGTATGAGCTTGGAAGCCGTCTTCGGTGATCACTTCACCTCTCACGCGGAACGACGAGAGTTCGTATACCAAAGCAATGCAAGTCATTTTCTCTTAGGAGATCTGACTGGGTACTATGTTGAGAAAGAGGCACTGCAACTGTTAGCTGGGTTACTCCAGTTTCGACCGTCAAGCGTAGGG AAGTCTAGTTACAGTCGATCTGTCATCTTTATCGCTTATGAGCTGGGGGCCTTGGTTGTGGAAAGA GCTGTTGCGCTTTCTGGTTCTCATCAAACAACTTGGACCAGTATATTCACCGATACTGTGAGATTT ATTTTCGCGGGCTGTTTCCACCGCAGGACGGATGCCCCCTCATTCGATGCCCGAATATGGAAGTTTCTAGAGAGACACAAAACAGAAGAATGGGGCCATCTCATCAGTCCAACTTCAATCAGGGCGTTGGCGAATACCGCCATGGAATCAACCGGTCTGTTTCTCAGCTCCCGCATCACTTTGCGCACTCGAATAATTAGCATCTATGCCAATCAGGAGACACCGGGAAGGATCGATTCA GTATTTGATGAATCCACCGCGGTTCTAGGTATATGTACTGAGTTGGCTCTGCCCGAAGAACCCACCGGCGAAGCGCATAGCCCGCTCATCTCTAGGTTGTCTGACATGGTCTTCAATGGATCTTGCAGCTGGAATAGATCATCATTGCGCATCGCCATTGAACGATCTCTACTATCAATGGCCCTTCCGCACCGTCAGTTCCTGTCAACACGCGTCATAGACTCACATCCAATCTTTAGAAGCTCAGAATATAAATTGTGGAAGACATCCAGAGGCCCCCAGATATTGTATATCCACGGTGAAGACCAACGGTTGACTACCAAGGCAGCTGAGCAGGTTATTCTAGCATGGCAACGGGAGCGGTTTGATAAAAACCTAGATGACGCCGAAATacactctttctctttctcccgcCATGATCAAGCGCGTAACTCGATGGACGCCATGGTTAGTACCCTTCTGGTGTACAGCTTTTCGCGCCTCGTCGAAGGCGTGCCCAACTTCACTACCTGGCTCTTGGAAAACCAGAGTTTGCTGCAGCACGGGTGGACCGCCAAGGATCTGCAAAACATTTTGTGCCTAATGCTGCGAGATCACATAGAAAATAGAGTGTTGTGCCTACAGAATGCTGACGATTGTGATACCGCCGAAAGTCGGAAGGGGTACTGGAAGGCCATTGCCAAAGCCTATGGCTTTACAGACATGCGTCCCAAGCTTCTCATAACTTCTAGGAGACCCGACGCTTTGAAGGAAGAGCTCCAGCTCAGTGCTCCTAACATGACCCTACACTGTTACAGAGTAGGATTGAACAAGCCGGATGACTGCGGACAGGAACACTGTCGCAGTGAAATGCTTATATCGCGTTTGTGTCCCTGTGGGCACGGAGAAGCTTACATGCAAGGCCGTTTAAGTGAGCTCGCCTCGATGAATTATGATGTTCTCAGTACCATCATTAAGATTATCTCGTCTTATACGGGATGGCCCCAAATACCATCATCACGGACATATATGCGATTTCATCAGTTCTTCAGCCGTCTATCTGTACACAGCACGGCTGCGAATGTCCTCGATGAGATTCTACGGGCTGTCCCAGATATCACTTGGCTTCGCTCAACACTCACATGGATCTTGTGTGGATATCGGCCACTGACATCCCAGGAATTGGCCATGTTCTGTCGCTATCACTCTGAGCCAGAAGCGAAACAGCCGGACATGAATGACGAATCCAGCACAGATCAGCCTGATATGATCACCTGGGTAAGCGGGCTGCTGGAACCAGATCAGAACCCAGTTCGCATTCGTCAAGAGACCTTGGATGTTTTCGCACGCGATGGTGGTTACCTATGGACTGAGATCCGATCGGTGGGGCCTCAGTGGACCTGTAAGTTCTTGTATAGTTTTCTGACTTCGGCGAGGATTCAGAGGCAGCTCCTGAGCATCTACAATGAATATCAAGAGAGGGTCTACTCTTCCAAGGAGCATATCACTCCACCACTGATGTCAGATGGTCGggatataatctattatgcGACTGAATCGCTCCCATATCACCTATCGAAGGCCCCAGTAGCACTTCAAGAAATTGCACCAGTCCTGCTAGAGCCCGATGGACCGTTGAGCGCTTGGATGAAAGTTTATTGGGCCATGCAGAACCCTTTTTGTCGGCCGAAAGTGTGTGATCTGGACCCTGCAGGCGTGTCCCTTCTGACATTGGGGCTCCAGAGTTTTGGGCTCCACGAACTTCTAAGTCAAAGTGGACATGAACTGCCTGTCAGGGCAGGAGGGCTCTCTAAGGCCATGCGGGTAGgggatgaagatgctgcTCTCTACTACCTGAACCAGTCCCATGATTCCTTATCCGTTTCGCTTCTATGGAGAGCAGTTTTTCTAGACATGGGACGCGTGGTGGATACCCTTCTGAAGTATGGGATGGACCCCAATCCTCCCCCGGATCCTAGCATCTTCTATCCTTCCCCGCTGTACCTAGCATGCAGGCTGGACCATTACCAGATCGTACAGACCTTACTGAAAAGAGGTGCTGACGTTAATATTCTTAAGGATGGCCATGTTGGCATCATGTTcaatgcagctgcagaaggaGCTGATCACACCATCCGGTCAATTGCGGCTGTCCAACACGCACTCTTAGATGCACCCCGACCATGCACACCCCTCTACGCGGCATGTTCCCGAGGTTTGTGGAAGACAGTGAAAACTCTGGTACAGCTCGGCGCCAGCGTAGACCTCCGATTTGACGGCAACGATGCTGAGCGAGGGTGGCAGCCTCTATGTATTGCTGCCTTATATGGCTATCCCAGAACTATTCAATCCCTCTTAGACAGTGAGGCTGATCCTAATCTGAGGGGCCCGGGCGCCAATATCACGGCTCTGTCGCTGGCTGTCTGCGAGTCTGGAGATCCAGAATGTGTTCGCTTGCTCCTCGACCACGGTGCGAATCCCAACCACGAGCTTCACCAACCTGCCTTTCCAGTGCTTCTGTCCCAGAAGACGACGCAACTGGATGCCAAGCTTGAGATCTTGGATGTTCTAGTTAACCACTCTAACCCGGTCGATGTCAATGCCGTCGACCACTGCTGGTACCGTGCTATGACACCTCTGATGTATGCTGCAGCATCTGGGGATCGCGATGTCGTCAGGTGGCTTTTGTCGCATGGCGCAAACATTGCCTTAGTTGATGAGAAAAAGCAGAATGCACTGTTTTATGCCGTGGAAGGGCATCATGACGCAGCCGTGAAACTCCTGCTCGAACAGGGCTCCCCACTCATAGAGAAGAACGCGCAGGGGACTACAATGCTTCAACTCGCCATCGAGGAAGCTCCaattcttcagctcctcttGGACGCGGGAGCCAATCCGGAACTAGAAGACAGCGATGGTTCGACCGCGATCAACAAGGCTGCCAGCCAAGGCCAAGTTGATTCTATCCGGGTGCTCATCAAGCGAGGTGTgaacatccaccaccggGACGAGGCGGGGTGGAGTCCACTCCTTGATGCTTGCGGAACGACTCccaatgaagaagctgtcCGCATCTTGATGGAATCTGGGGCTAGATCGACAGACACAACCCCCGGAGGGCAAACACCTTTGCACCAGGCTGCAATTAAGGGGCGAATAGTCATTCTCAAGATATTGCTTGAATATCGCAATGTACTGGATATCGATGCACAAGATAGTGAGAAGGACACTGCTCTTGCGGCCGCTGTCCGATGCAATGAACTTGAATGTGTTGCAACGCTCATTCGGGCCGGTGCTAACATCAACCTGGCGTCTGATAAAGGATGGACGGTCTTTCTCTATGCTTTGGTCTTGGAGCGACCACCAGAGCTCATTGATCTGCTTTTATCCCAACCAGGCTTGAATATTCATAGCGTCACAGAGGGGTGGGGAGCCGCAATCCACATCGCCTGTCAACATCTGCAACTCGACACGGTTAAGGAATCGATATCCCGTGGAGCAGATGTCAACCAGCGAGTACCAGGGCCCAATTCTACCCCTTTGATTTCCATCTGCAACCCCCGACCCTCTGGAAAAATGAACCGCCAAGAAAATCTGGACCGACAGGAACACCTTGTCCGCGAACTGGTACAGCAGGGAGCCGACATCGCCGCGGAGCACGGCTTCATTGTCCACAATCCTCTTTCAGCTGCGTGTCTTGGGACAGGTGTTAGTATCATCAATTATCTGCTCTACAAGGGCGCCTCGCCTCAGCTTCGAGACCCACTGGGCCGTCTTGCAATTCATTTTGCTGCTACCAACGGGCTGGAAAATTTCAAGGCCGTACACCGCGCCGCTCCCAAGTTTCTGATGGCGCCAGATAAAGCCAGGAAAATCCCCCTTCATTGGGCAGCGCAGTTTGGCCGCGCACAAACCGTTGAGACAATTCTAAGCTATGTGCACCTCCCGGCAGACCGGCGACGATACTTAAATGAAGCCGACATTGATGGCTGGACTCCGCTCTGTTGGGCACTTCGGCCCACAGAGTTGTTTTGGGACCCTAACATGCCCTCCGAGCCGGCGAATTATGCAGAAACCGTTCGGTACTTGCTGGAAAACGGGGCGGATCCGACGGTACGCTGCCGGATGGGCAGTGAGCATGACTTATATACGCCACTCCAGCTAGCCCGTCTCCATGACGCCGGCGACGAAATCATCGAGCTTCTCCAAGAGGCTTTAGGCAGTAGTATTTCTGACAGTCAGGAACCATCTAGCAAAGTATATAATCGACCTCATGGGTATTTCTGCGGAATATGCTTCACG TGTATCTATGGAATCGCCTACGACTGTTCTATTTGCCAGAACTTCCTGGCCTGTCGAAAGTGCTATGGTCAGATAGACATTTACTTGGGCGACCAGCCGGTCTCTGGGCCTGAGGCGCATGTTCACAAGTTCCAGTTATGGGATAGCGACGAGCCAGAATTTCAGGATACGCCGACCTCGCCTTCTGACATTGAGGGCCTTTACTCGGAGTTTGTTGATCCAGAGAATGATGCTGGCAGTGACGCGAATAAACTTTCTTTAGAAGATCCTCCTGGGTCTGTCGGCGGTAGCACAACATCTGGATCTAAGAATCATGATGATAGGTGGTAG